Part of the Bacteroidales bacterium genome is shown below.
TTAAAAATGGAAGGGTGTTTTTATTTTAGCATATACAGACACCATACCAAACATACAACAATAAAAAAACCCGGTAATCACCGGGTTTTTTTCCTGTAAAGCCTCTTATCATAATTGAATCAATTCAACTTTAACTGCTTGGGGACCTCTTTTTCCATCAGTAACGTCAAAACTAACGTCCTGACCTTGTTCAAGGGTCTTAAATCCATCTTTCTCAATACCAGAATAGTGTACGAAAACGTCAGTCCCTTCTTCTGATTGAATGAATCCGTAACCTTTCCCGGAGTCAAACCATTTTACTTTGCCTTTCATGTTAAAAAAATTATTTGTTAAAAACGCAAACATACAGTTTTTTTTGATAATTCCTAATTTTTTTATTAAAAAGTATCATATTTATACAATAAAAATTGTAAGAGGGTAATTAAAATTGAGAAAATACAAACAGTGTATAAGAATATGGAGCTATTTCATACTTCAGATGACTCTTTTTTCGTAAATTTTTCTCTACCGGTACGATCATTTCCGGTTTTTCGGGAGTATTGACGTCTGTAAGGCTTCCCGATAGGGTAATAGTTTTGACTTTTTTAATTTTGTCCATATATTTTATTCTCAAGTTGATAGGTGTAGATTCTTTTCCGGTATTTGCTATATGTACCACCAGTTGGCTTCCATCTTCATTCCTTGTGGCAGTAATATCTAATACATCCATCTCCTCACTATTCGTTTGGCTGTGTACAAGTAATGGCTGATGGTATTGCGAAGCTATTTGCTGTGCATAATAAGGAGGCATTCCCCATACCTGGGAAGGGGTGAAAAATATTTGTCCCTGATCCCAGCCATTATCATTTTGTTGATAAGGTTGAAGGGCATTTGCTGCACATGAGGCAAGAACAAAACCACCCATTCTGCGTATGGCATTTTGGAGGGTTACATGTCCCAATGCCCTTTGCATGTTATGCGTATTACCATTTTCTTCAAAAATAACACACTTCATGGTTGTTTCAGGATTCCATTGCAGGAATAGCTGCTGCATCCTTTTCAATTCATTTTCAACATTTTTTCCTGATGTTAGTTGATCAGCCCAGGGATGATAATCCCAATATTCGGCTTTTCCATCCAAGGCTTTAAAAACCCTCTCCATATTCGGGGATTCCGGACGCCACCATGCCGTATTAATTAAAGATACAGAAGGATCTTTTCCTTTGATCGCATCATATAGGAGATTAAACCGCTCTACATAATGATCATATTGGTCTGTCCTGTCTCCGTCAAACAGGACTTCCTCGTTTCCAATACCAATATATTTAATGCGATAAGGCTCGGGATGTCCGTTTTCTGCTCGTTTTCTTCCCCATTCAGATGTCGCCGAACCATTCAGGTATTCTATCATGTCAGCCATATCCTCAGGTGTTTCTTCTATATTAATGGCAAAGGAGGGCGTAAAACCGGCAGTTTCACAAAACTTTAAAAATTCTTCTATGCCAAAGCCATTTGTAGAATAATGATACCAATGACCCCTGTATGGAGGGCGCCGGTCCGGGTCACCTATCATCTTTTTAAATCTGTATTCCGGAGCATTGATCATTGTTCCTCCATATCGGAGGAATGTAAGTTTTTGATTGATCATAGCCTGTGCTATATCATTCCGGAATGGAAGCCCTTTAAACTGGTCTTTTCCTGTTGTCATTAATGTGACTTGGTCTATCCACAGTTTTCCGGGCTGGTTTATATAAACGGAAAATCTTGCATTAGTATCGTCCGTATCGGGAACTAAATCAAATGAGTATTTTTCCCAATGATCGGTTATATTTACTATTTCTTGCCTAGCATATTCTTTAGTCCCGTAGGAGTTTTGTAGGGCTATTATGACATTACCTTTTAAATCAGGGCTTTTCAAGTAAAGACGTCCCTGAAATCTTTGCCCGTTCCTGACAGCTATTCCCCACCTGTTCAGTCCAGCATTACTTATCCCAACGATACCATTGCCAGAAGCCAGACCGATAACTTGTGCATATTGTCCATTGTATGCATCTTTAGCATCATGCATATAAAAAGGCTTCACATTTCCGGTGAGAATAGTATCCCATTGGTAACTTACTGAAAATAACTGTTTTGGTTTAAATGATAATGTCTGGGAAATATTTCCTGTTGTTATTTTTATGTTTCTGAATATCACGTCGGAATACCATGTACGTAAGGATACTCTACCTTTCCTGAGGGAAGGATCATTATTCTTGTAAATAAATATTTGTTGATCATTCAGGAATACCAAAATATGCTTATCGGTCATTATCGCTTTTAGATGATTCCATTTTGCAGGATTGCAGTTTACCTCAATATCCCTGATATGTTCGTAATTATTTTTATGTTTACCAAATACCACCTTTTTCCCGGTTGCACTTAAACTAATTTCATATCCATAAAAGTTATCCGCACCATTACGTGCGTCTTCTACATATACCAATATTCCTGCATTACCATCACCTTTTCCTGAGAACATTATTTCTGCTTCGACAGAACCATTCTCCAAGACTACCCGATCATAGACTAATTTTGCTCCAGGATGGGACTGTACAGATATTTCACCATTTATGCTTCTCCAGGATCCTTCATATACTGAAAAACCATCAAATGCCATATCAGGAACAGGCTCTTCAAAACTTTCCCCAAAAATTTTCTGATCATATAATCCTCCGTATATTTCATGATTCACATCTTCTATACATGATCCATAAAGCCATGGTGTGATCTTATGTTCCACTTTTGAGGCATCAACCAATATGGTTGTGCCTGTTTTTTCACTACAAGATGAGAAAAATAAGGTTATCAGGAAAGAGGTATAAATCAGAATTAATGAAGTAAAGTATTGCCTATCCATAAGATTTGGTCATTTATAACTGGATAATTTTATATCCAATTTTTTGAATTGTATAGAAAAAATACTGATAACAAAGCTAATATTTTTCGGATATTCCATAAACACTATTTTATATTCCCGTAAATATGCAAGTAAAATAGTATTATTCAATACATATTTCTATCTGGCCAAACCTATTTTAAAAAAATCAATATATTGTCTATTTATTTTTTAATTTTAAACCTTCGTTGTAGTTTATCATATAGTTTTTATCTTTGCAGGCTGAAATTTTCCGTTTTGGAAGAATGTGATTTAATAAAATTGAACTTAAAATAACAAACTTATACATAATTAGAGATGACCGGTTCCCGAAAAAATCTACTGGTTCAACGAACTGAATTATACACCGATCCTCAAGATGTCAAAGCAATGGGACTTTATCCTTATTTTAGGGTAATAGAGTCTGATCAGGATACCGAAGTGATCGTAAACGGCAAAAAAGTGCTGATGTTTGGTTCAAACAGTTACTTAGGGCTCACCAACCATCCAAAAATAAAAGAGGCTGCAAAGGCCGCTATTGATAAATATGGAACTGGTTGTGCCGGATCCAGGTTTCTTAACGGAACATTGGATCTGCATCTTAGCCTTGAACGTAAATTGGCTGATTTTGTAGGAAAAGATGCTGCCATTGTTTATAGTACTGGTTTTCAGGTGAACATTGGCGTTGTTCCGGCATTTACCGGACGTAATGATTATATCATTATCGATGAATTAAACCATGCATCTATCATTGAAGGAAGCCGTTTGTCTTTTTCAAAGGTTTTGAAATACAAGCACAACGACATGGATTCGTTGGAAAAAGTGCTTCAGCGGTGTGAACCGGACAAGATGAAACTAATCGTTGTTGATGGAATTTTCAGCATGGATGGCGATATTGCGGACCTTCCACAGATAATACATCTTTCTGAAAAGTACAATGGTACAGTAATGGTTGATGATGCTCATTCATTGGGTGTTATTGGAAAAGAGGGGCGTGGAACTTCATCTCATTTCGGACTGACGGACCGTACAGACCTGATTATGGGTACATTCAGTAAATCTTTAGCATCTATCGGTGGATTTATAGCCAGCGATGAGGCAACCATCAATTTTTTGCAGCATCACTCCCGTACATTAATTTTCAGTGCAAGTATTTCTCCTGCAGCTGCAGCAAGTGTTAGTGCTGCATTAGATATTATCCAGGCAGAGCCGGAGCGTATTCAACATCTATGGGAAATTACCCATTATACCATAAAGAATTTACGGGAAGCCGGATTTGATCTCGGACATACACAGACGCCAATTATTCCTTTGATGATCCGCGATAACATGAAAACATTCAAACTTACCAAGCATTTGCTGGATGATGGTATCTTTATAAATCCGGTACTTTCTCCTGCAGTAGCTAATGACAGCACGTTAATACGTTTATCATTAATGGCTACCCATACATATGATCAGGTAAATATGGCTATCGAAAAGCTGATAAAAGCGGGTAAATCCCTGGATGTTATCTAGTAATTATAATTTGTAATGGGTATAACCATACATGAAGTCATCTCAAAAAAAGATTTAAAGCGTTTTATCAGGTTTCCATTTAAACTATACGCTTCATCTGAATTTTGGGTTCCTCCATTGATTGAAGGAGAAATACAGACTCTACATAAAGATAAAAATCCGGCATTTGATTATTGCGAAGCCAAATATTGGTTAGCATATAAGGATAATGAGATCGTCGGACGGATTGCCGGTATTGTCAATCATCGTTCCATAGATAAGTGGGGTGTCAGGTTGGTACGAATAGGATGGGTAGATTTTATCGATGACTATGATGTTTCGGGCGCTCTTTTTGCCGAGGTGGAAAAATGGGCTAAAGAACGTGGTATGGAAGGTACCCATGGCCCGTTGGGTTTCACTGATATGGATAATGAAGGTCTTTTAGTTGAAGGATTTGATAAATTACCGACAATTGCCAATATCTATAACTATCCTTATTATGTTGATCATTTTGAAAAGTATGGATATTCAAAAGTAGAAGATTGGATACAATATGTATTTAATGCTTCCCAGCCAATACCCGATAAAGTACAACGGCTCAATACCCTGATCATGCAAAAATATAACCTGAAAGTACTTAAATTTGCATCTGTTCAGGAAATTTTACCACGTGCCAAAGAAGTTTTTGAGGTACTTAATGCCTCTTTTGCTAATTTATATGGCTTTGTTGCTCTTACCGAAAAAGAGATTGACTATTATGTAAAGAAATATTTTAGTTTTATCAAACCTGAATATGTTTGCTTTGTTGCCGATGTCACTGATAAGATTATCGGATTTGGAATTAGTATGCCCTCGTTATCTAAGGCTATGCAAAAGTCTAAGGGAAACCTATTTCCTTTCGGATTTTTTTATATATTGAATGCATTGAGGAAAAACGATACCATAGATCTGTATTTAAATGGAGTTCTGCCTGAATGGCAAAATAAAGGCGTACATTCATTATATTATTCGGAAATGAATAAGGCGTATATTCGAAACAATATAGGAATAGCGATCTCTAATCCACAACTTGAAAGTAATGTTAATGCTGTTTCAGCATGGAAAAGTTATGAAAAGGAATTATATGCCAGGCGGCGTTGCTATCGTAAGTTAATTTCTTAGTATTTCCTGTTTAATATTTCACTGGCGATTATTGCTTTGCGAATATCAAAATCGAATTCCTCATGGGAGGATGCATCAGATTCAGATACTGATACTTCTTCCGATACAGGTGAATAAATCATCTTCTCTTCTTCCGAAATATTTATTTGGTTATTTTCCAGATAATTATCCGTTTTTCCTTCCGGAATTATTTCTAATGATTGGGCTTCTTCTTCAAAATAAGGA
Proteins encoded:
- a CDS encoding N-acetyltransferase, whose product is MGITIHEVISKKDLKRFIRFPFKLYASSEFWVPPLIEGEIQTLHKDKNPAFDYCEAKYWLAYKDNEIVGRIAGIVNHRSIDKWGVRLVRIGWVDFIDDYDVSGALFAEVEKWAKERGMEGTHGPLGFTDMDNEGLLVEGFDKLPTIANIYNYPYYVDHFEKYGYSKVEDWIQYVFNASQPIPDKVQRLNTLIMQKYNLKVLKFASVQEILPRAKEVFEVLNASFANLYGFVALTEKEIDYYVKKYFSFIKPEYVCFVADVTDKIIGFGISMPSLSKAMQKSKGNLFPFGFFYILNALRKNDTIDLYLNGVLPEWQNKGVHSLYYSEMNKAYIRNNIGIAISNPQLESNVNAVSAWKSYEKELYARRRCYRKLIS
- a CDS encoding pyridoxal phosphate-dependent aminotransferase family protein; the protein is MGLYPYFRVIESDQDTEVIVNGKKVLMFGSNSYLGLTNHPKIKEAAKAAIDKYGTGCAGSRFLNGTLDLHLSLERKLADFVGKDAAIVYSTGFQVNIGVVPAFTGRNDYIIIDELNHASIIEGSRLSFSKVLKYKHNDMDSLEKVLQRCEPDKMKLIVVDGIFSMDGDIADLPQIIHLSEKYNGTVMVDDAHSLGVIGKEGRGTSSHFGLTDRTDLIMGTFSKSLASIGGFIASDEATINFLQHHSRTLIFSASISPAAAASVSAALDIIQAEPERIQHLWEITHYTIKNLREAGFDLGHTQTPIIPLMIRDNMKTFKLTKHLLDDGIFINPVLSPAVANDSTLIRLSLMATHTYDQVNMAIEKLIKAGKSLDVI
- a CDS encoding cold-shock protein, translated to MKGKVKWFDSGKGYGFIQSEEGTDVFVHYSGIEKDGFKTLEQGQDVSFDVTDGKRGPQAVKVELIQL
- a CDS encoding DUF1080 domain-containing protein produces the protein MDRQYFTSLILIYTSFLITLFFSSCSEKTGTTILVDASKVEHKITPWLYGSCIEDVNHEIYGGLYDQKIFGESFEEPVPDMAFDGFSVYEGSWRSINGEISVQSHPGAKLVYDRVVLENGSVEAEIMFSGKGDGNAGILVYVEDARNGADNFYGYEISLSATGKKVVFGKHKNNYEHIRDIEVNCNPAKWNHLKAIMTDKHILVFLNDQQIFIYKNNDPSLRKGRVSLRTWYSDVIFRNIKITTGNISQTLSFKPKQLFSVSYQWDTILTGNVKPFYMHDAKDAYNGQYAQVIGLASGNGIVGISNAGLNRWGIAVRNGQRFQGRLYLKSPDLKGNVIIALQNSYGTKEYARQEIVNITDHWEKYSFDLVPDTDDTNARFSVYINQPGKLWIDQVTLMTTGKDQFKGLPFRNDIAQAMINQKLTFLRYGGTMINAPEYRFKKMIGDPDRRPPYRGHWYHYSTNGFGIEEFLKFCETAGFTPSFAINIEETPEDMADMIEYLNGSATSEWGRKRAENGHPEPYRIKYIGIGNEEVLFDGDRTDQYDHYVERFNLLYDAIKGKDPSVSLINTAWWRPESPNMERVFKALDGKAEYWDYHPWADQLTSGKNVENELKRMQQLFLQWNPETTMKCVIFEENGNTHNMQRALGHVTLQNAIRRMGGFVLASCAANALQPYQQNDNGWDQGQIFFTPSQVWGMPPYYAQQIASQYHQPLLVHSQTNSEEMDVLDITATRNEDGSQLVVHIANTGKESTPINLRIKYMDKIKKVKTITLSGSLTDVNTPEKPEMIVPVEKNLRKKSHLKYEIAPYSYTLFVFSQF